One Prevotella intermedia ATCC 25611 = DSM 20706 DNA window includes the following coding sequences:
- the truA gene encoding tRNA pseudouridine(38-40) synthase TruA, whose protein sequence is MQRYFIKFSYDGTNYHGWQIQPNGISVQEVLEKALSTLLRTKISVTGAGRTDAGVHARTMIAHFDGQEGIDCKQLAYKLNRLLPRDVAVTAVFAVDSELHARFSATSRTYHYYIHHGRNPFLRAYSCEMPYTLDYERMNEAASYLVGERDFKCFCKAGGDNKTTICNLTEARWERCKTELSIHDDAAEAEEWCFVITANRFLRNMVRAVVGTLIEVGRGRISLDEFRKIVDSGTRSDAGESMPGNALFLWNVEYPSF, encoded by the coding sequence ATGCAAAGATACTTTATAAAATTCTCATACGACGGTACGAACTATCACGGTTGGCAAATTCAGCCCAACGGAATATCGGTTCAAGAGGTCTTGGAAAAGGCTTTATCAACCTTATTGCGCACAAAGATAAGCGTAACAGGGGCTGGACGAACCGATGCGGGAGTGCACGCACGCACCATGATAGCCCATTTTGATGGACAAGAGGGCATCGACTGCAAGCAGCTGGCGTACAAACTGAACCGCTTGCTGCCCCGCGATGTTGCTGTAACGGCTGTTTTCGCTGTCGATAGCGAACTGCACGCACGCTTTTCAGCCACCTCTCGCACCTATCATTATTATATACACCATGGGCGAAACCCATTTTTGAGAGCCTATTCTTGCGAGATGCCTTACACATTAGACTACGAACGTATGAACGAAGCAGCAAGTTATCTTGTCGGTGAACGCGACTTTAAGTGCTTTTGCAAGGCTGGGGGCGACAACAAAACCACCATTTGCAACTTGACAGAGGCACGCTGGGAACGCTGCAAGACCGAGCTATCCATTCACGATGATGCAGCCGAAGCAGAGGAATGGTGCTTCGTGATTACTGCCAACCGTTTCCTTCGCAATATGGTTCGCGCCGTTGTCGGCACGTTGATAGAGGTGGGAAGGGGTCGGATTTCGCTCGATGAGTTCCGCAAGATAGTAGATAGCGGCACCCGAAGCGATGCTGGCGAGAGTATGCCTGGCAATGCTTTGTTTCTCTGGAATGTGGAGTATCCCTCTTTTTAG
- a CDS encoding ComEC/Rec2 family competence protein — translation MKQSIALSMNPLVKVAAALIVGMALGRYALSVVPLWGWFAVAILCLAVVFLSGKRRLLGSWALLFSVASVGGLLMANAEMDMQKLLPAEPLRYDAVLLTEPVRHGKVIKVDLAIPTTDGVMKVKASILCDTVSENYKRLHVGDGITAFSQLEEPVNFRDSEFDYVRWLRLHGFDAETFIYYRSWKKASVDLSFLSSVDRTLIELKRAKQQWLQTYARVGLNGQSAAVTVAMTLGDKQLISKEVKDDYSISGASHVLALSGLHLGIIYAIFLFGFNLCKGIPYLNLLVRYHLSDLFVLLLIWLYALLVDFSPSVVRSATMITVYSVVGLLNRDKFSLNTLALTAIVLLVVRPQNLWDVGFQMSFVAVLSIVLFAPLLYGLFSPKLLQHHWLLRWVWGLATVSVAAQLGTAPLVAFYFGRFSCYFLLSNFIVIPYATAILYAAVLLLVFFFIPQVQLLVGKALLFVVGSMNAALHWVAHLQGASIEGLHPNVLQVLLWYVFLFCVWYLFSFFSKRTNLE, via the coding sequence ATGAAGCAAAGTATCGCTCTTAGTATGAATCCATTGGTGAAAGTGGCTGCAGCCTTAATTGTGGGTATGGCACTTGGGCGGTATGCCTTGAGTGTGGTGCCGTTATGGGGCTGGTTTGCTGTTGCTATTTTGTGCTTGGCAGTGGTGTTTTTAAGTGGGAAAAGACGACTGTTGGGCAGTTGGGCATTGCTTTTCTCGGTGGCTTCGGTTGGTGGTTTGCTTATGGCAAATGCTGAAATGGACATGCAGAAATTGCTTCCTGCAGAACCATTGCGCTACGATGCTGTATTGCTGACGGAGCCTGTGCGACACGGAAAAGTGATAAAGGTAGACTTGGCAATACCTACGACCGACGGAGTAATGAAGGTGAAGGCTTCGATACTGTGCGATACGGTTTCCGAAAACTATAAAAGACTGCATGTTGGCGATGGTATCACCGCCTTTTCGCAGTTGGAAGAGCCTGTAAACTTCCGTGATTCTGAATTTGATTATGTCCGTTGGCTGCGCTTGCACGGCTTTGATGCAGAAACATTCATCTACTATCGGAGTTGGAAAAAGGCTTCGGTAGACCTGTCGTTTCTTAGTAGCGTAGACCGCACGCTTATAGAACTGAAGCGAGCAAAGCAACAATGGTTGCAGACTTATGCACGTGTGGGGCTCAATGGGCAGTCGGCTGCCGTTACGGTTGCTATGACTTTGGGCGACAAGCAGCTTATTTCAAAGGAGGTGAAAGACGATTATTCCATTTCGGGCGCAAGCCACGTACTGGCTCTTTCGGGCTTGCACCTTGGCATTATCTATGCTATTTTCCTTTTCGGATTCAATCTTTGCAAGGGCATTCCTTATTTAAATCTTCTTGTCCGATACCATTTAAGCGACCTGTTCGTGCTGTTGCTTATATGGCTGTATGCGCTGTTGGTAGACTTTTCGCCTTCGGTGGTGCGCTCGGCTACGATGATTACCGTTTACAGTGTTGTCGGATTGCTTAACAGAGATAAGTTCTCGCTCAACACATTGGCATTGACAGCCATTGTTTTGTTGGTCGTTCGTCCACAGAATCTGTGGGACGTAGGTTTTCAGATGTCGTTCGTGGCGGTGCTTTCCATTGTTCTTTTCGCACCTTTGCTTTATGGGCTGTTCTCTCCAAAGCTGCTTCAACACCATTGGTTGCTTCGCTGGGTGTGGGGATTGGCTACGGTTTCCGTTGCTGCGCAGTTGGGTACAGCACCCTTGGTAGCCTTCTATTTCGGTCGGTTTAGCTGCTATTTCCTACTTTCCAACTTTATTGTTATTCCGTATGCCACTGCCATTCTCTATGCTGCGGTGCTGCTTCTTGTGTTCTTTTTTATACCGCAGGTGCAGCTTTTGGTGGGAAAGGCATTGCTGTTTGTAGTCGGTTCGATGAACGCAGCCTTGCATTGGGTAGCCCATTTGCAGGGCGCAAGCATCGAAGGGCTGCACCCCAATGTCTTGCAAGTGCTTCTTTGGTACGTATTTCTGTTTTGTGTGTGGTATTTATTTAGTTTTTTCAGCAAACGAACCAACTTGGAATAA
- the fabD gene encoding ACP S-malonyltransferase has protein sequence MKAFVFPGQGSQFVGMGKDLYDNNPLAKELFDKADEILGFKITDIMFAGTDEQLKQTNVTQPAVFLHSVISALCLGDDFKPEMVAGHSLGEFSALVAAGALSFEDGLKLVALRANCMQKACELNPGTMAAIIGLADEKVVEVCEQVTKSGKMVVAANFNCPGQLVISGSKEGIDEACELLKEAGAKRALPLKVGGAFHSPFMQAAKDELQAGIEATNIASPKCAVYQNVDAKPHTDAAEIKANLIAQLTSSVRWTESVQHMIADGATEFIECGPGKALQGMISKIDKEVNAHGVE, from the coding sequence ATGAAAGCATTTGTATTCCCTGGACAGGGCTCACAGTTTGTAGGTATGGGCAAGGACCTGTATGACAACAACCCTTTAGCAAAAGAACTTTTCGATAAAGCTGACGAAATTCTTGGCTTTAAGATAACCGATATAATGTTTGCAGGAACAGACGAACAGTTGAAGCAAACCAACGTAACACAGCCTGCAGTGTTCCTCCACAGTGTAATTTCAGCACTTTGCTTGGGCGACGATTTCAAGCCTGAAATGGTGGCAGGACACTCTCTCGGCGAGTTCTCGGCATTGGTAGCAGCAGGCGCATTGTCGTTTGAAGACGGCTTGAAGCTCGTTGCTTTGCGTGCAAACTGCATGCAGAAAGCTTGCGAGTTGAACCCTGGTACGATGGCTGCGATTATCGGTTTGGCTGACGAAAAGGTGGTAGAGGTTTGCGAACAAGTTACAAAGAGTGGCAAAATGGTTGTTGCAGCCAACTTTAACTGCCCCGGTCAGTTGGTAATTTCTGGTTCAAAGGAAGGTATCGACGAGGCTTGTGAGTTGTTGAAGGAAGCTGGTGCCAAGCGTGCGTTGCCTTTGAAGGTGGGCGGAGCATTCCACTCGCCATTCATGCAGGCTGCAAAAGACGAGTTGCAGGCAGGTATTGAGGCTACCAATATAGCATCGCCTAAGTGCGCTGTATATCAGAATGTAGACGCTAAGCCACACACCGATGCAGCAGAAATAAAGGCAAACCTTATCGCACAGCTTACATCGAGCGTTCGTTGGACCGAAAGCGTACAGCACATGATTGCCGATGGTGCAACCGAATTTATTGAATGTGGTCCTGGAAAGGCACTTCAAGGTATGATAAGCAAGATAGATAAGGAAGTGAATGCTCACGGAGTGGAATAA